A stretch of the Methylacidiphilum caldifontis genome encodes the following:
- the leuB gene encoding 3-isopropylmalate dehydrogenase produces the protein MKTYRVAVLSGDGIGPELVRATIPILRLASHLYGFELIFEEALVGGTAIEATGKALPLETLEICKRSQAIFFGAVGGKQWDSLPPEKQPERAALLPLRKTFSLFANLRPVSCYPELLDASPLKPQIASGVDLIIVRELTGGIYFGQPKGKIYTEQGEKAIDTLVYETSEIERVSAVAFEIALRRRKKLTLVDKANVLESSVLWRKTVKEIAKNYPDVQLNFMYVDNAALQLVLKPAQFDVILCENLFGDILSDEAAGIAGSLGLLASASIGSTKFGLYEPAGGSAPDIAGKNIANPIAQILSGALMFEYSFQEEEAAQAIRTAVGDVLKEGYRTADIAQDPSYICTTEQFADKVAQKLEENFKSKKEPVFSEKNLKNSSF, from the coding sequence ATGAAAACCTATCGTGTAGCTGTTTTATCTGGAGATGGTATAGGACCGGAACTTGTTCGTGCCACTATTCCTATCCTTAGATTGGCTTCCCACTTATACGGTTTTGAGTTAATTTTCGAAGAAGCTTTAGTGGGAGGAACCGCCATTGAGGCGACAGGCAAAGCCCTTCCTCTTGAAACCCTAGAAATTTGTAAAAGGTCCCAAGCGATTTTTTTTGGAGCCGTCGGAGGCAAACAATGGGACAGTCTTCCTCCTGAAAAACAACCTGAACGAGCAGCTCTTCTTCCTTTAAGAAAGACTTTTTCGCTTTTTGCCAACCTAAGACCTGTATCTTGTTATCCCGAATTGCTCGATGCTTCTCCATTGAAACCGCAAATCGCTTCTGGAGTAGATCTGATCATCGTTAGAGAACTGACTGGAGGAATCTATTTCGGTCAACCCAAAGGTAAAATATATACTGAGCAGGGAGAAAAAGCGATCGATACCCTCGTCTATGAAACCTCCGAAATAGAAAGAGTAAGCGCCGTCGCTTTCGAGATCGCTTTACGGCGCAGGAAAAAATTAACCCTTGTCGATAAAGCCAATGTCTTGGAATCGAGTGTTCTTTGGAGGAAAACCGTCAAAGAAATTGCTAAAAACTATCCTGATGTCCAACTTAATTTCATGTATGTTGACAATGCCGCTTTGCAACTGGTGTTAAAACCTGCACAGTTCGACGTTATTCTCTGTGAAAATCTTTTTGGCGATATCCTCAGCGATGAGGCTGCGGGCATTGCTGGTAGCCTAGGGCTTTTGGCCAGTGCTTCCATTGGCTCAACAAAATTTGGACTGTACGAGCCAGCTGGAGGATCAGCTCCCGATATAGCTGGGAAAAACATAGCTAATCCCATTGCTCAAATCTTATCCGGTGCACTGATGTTCGAATACAGTTTCCAAGAAGAAGAGGCTGCACAAGCGATCAGAACAGCCGTAGGTGACGTCTTAAAAGAGGGTTACCGGACGGCGGATATCGCCCAAGACCCTTCTTATATCTGTACAACTGAACAATTTGCTGATAAAGTTGCCCAAAAGCTTGAAGAAAATTTTAAAAGCAAAAAAGAACCGGTTTTCTCAGAAAAAAACCTTAAAAATTCTTCCTTCTAA
- a CDS encoding LeuD/DmdB family oxidoreductase small subunit gives MAKRIFGKAFVLKDNIDTDQIIPAQYLMYLPTVPEELEKLGSFALSGLPESSYPQRYVEAGRSKTEYPVIIAGKNFGCGSSREHAPIALAAAGCKVIIARSYARIFFRNCIATGALYPYEIQEEIPKEIHTAQEVVVDLEQELLIIDDKVFALKPLGDAKAVIEAGGIFNYAKKSGMIPTKTH, from the coding sequence ATGGCAAAAAGAATTTTTGGTAAGGCTTTTGTGTTAAAAGATAATATTGATACCGATCAAATCATTCCTGCACAATATCTTATGTACCTGCCGACCGTGCCCGAGGAACTCGAAAAGCTGGGTAGTTTTGCTCTCTCTGGATTACCTGAATCGAGCTATCCGCAGCGTTATGTCGAAGCTGGAAGATCCAAAACCGAATATCCTGTTATCATTGCCGGTAAAAACTTTGGCTGCGGTTCATCCAGGGAACATGCTCCCATAGCTTTGGCTGCTGCGGGCTGCAAGGTCATTATTGCTCGCAGTTATGCACGCATTTTTTTCCGCAACTGCATCGCCACTGGAGCACTCTACCCTTATGAAATCCAAGAAGAGATTCCAAAAGAAATTCATACCGCTCAAGAAGTCGTTGTAGATCTTGAACAGGAATTGCTTATTATTGACGATAAGGTGTTTGCTTTAAAACCCCTTGGTGATGCTAAAGCGGTCATTGAAGCGGGTGGAATTTTTAATTATGCAAAAAAGTCAGGAATGATCCCGACAAAAACGCATTGA
- a CDS encoding aspartate carbamoyltransferase catalytic subunit, producing MQKLKLDEIKRKWKRKDLISLEQLDRSEIETILLIAKDFKKKLKQNEPIPSLMGHTAVALMVEPSTRTRVSFEIAAQKLEISFLSIDYKSSSIQKGESLKDTVKNLEALGIDYLIIRHPAAGSPYFLSKLLQISVINGGDGAHEHPTQGLLDLMTVEEHFGTVSGLNILIVGDILHSRVARSTFWALSKYGAKVRFVGPKTMLPVYFRDFGAEISYDLDQSLPDADCIVLLRIQHERQKTELFPSLNEYIASYGLTKQRLAKCKKDVLIMHPGPVERGVEIESELADSEKSAILRQVENGLAVRMAVYYLLSRNKAT from the coding sequence ATGCAAAAGTTAAAACTTGATGAAATAAAAAGAAAGTGGAAAAGAAAAGATTTAATATCTTTGGAACAGCTGGATCGTTCGGAGATAGAAACTATCTTGCTCATTGCCAAGGACTTTAAGAAAAAACTCAAGCAAAATGAACCTATCCCTTCTTTGATGGGACATACTGCGGTGGCTTTGATGGTTGAACCCAGCACGCGCACTCGGGTCTCTTTCGAGATAGCCGCACAAAAACTGGAAATCTCATTTTTATCGATCGACTACAAATCAAGTTCAATACAGAAAGGAGAGTCTTTAAAAGATACAGTCAAAAATCTGGAAGCATTAGGGATCGATTATCTTATTATACGTCATCCTGCTGCGGGTTCACCTTATTTTCTTTCAAAACTGCTTCAGATTTCTGTCATTAATGGAGGTGATGGGGCTCACGAACACCCCACTCAAGGACTACTCGACTTGATGACCGTTGAGGAACATTTTGGAACGGTTAGTGGGCTTAATATTTTAATCGTGGGAGACATTCTCCATAGTCGGGTCGCTCGTTCAACCTTCTGGGCTCTTTCAAAATATGGAGCAAAAGTCAGGTTTGTGGGGCCCAAGACTATGCTCCCAGTCTATTTTAGGGATTTTGGCGCTGAAATCAGTTATGATCTGGACCAGTCTCTTCCCGATGCGGATTGTATAGTTTTGTTGCGCATCCAACATGAAAGGCAAAAGACAGAACTGTTCCCTTCCTTGAACGAATATATAGCTTCCTATGGACTCACCAAGCAAAGGTTGGCGAAGTGCAAAAAGGATGTTCTTATCATGCATCCAGGACCTGTAGAAAGGGGGGTAGAGATCGAAAGCGAGCTTGCTGATTCCGAAAAATCGGCTATTTTGAGGCAAGTTGAAAATGGGCTAGCTGTAAGAATGGCCGTTTATTACCTTCTGAGTAGAAATAAAGCAACTTAA